Genomic segment of Rhodocaloribacter litoris:
CAACTTCACGTCGAGGTTCTGGTAATCGCCCTGAAACTCGCTGAGGTCTTTCAGGCCCACCTCGAAGGCCTTGCTCCCCTGCTCCCCGCTGCCGGCCCGTCCCTGCGTACCGGCCAGGATTTCCCGCCCGGTGCCGAGATCCTCTCCGGAGGTGACGCCAATGCCCCGGCCCACCCCCTGGCTCATGGCCACGCCGGCATCCGCCACCCCGCTCCGGCGGCCCGCCTGCCCCTGCGGGAGGGCCAGCTCACCACCGGCCAGCGATTCGATGCCGCCGATCTTTCCGAGGTCTTCCCGCTTCAGGCGAACCGTCGTGTTCCCTCCGGTAGACGTGTTCAGACGGGTCTCGGTGGACTGGCTCGGCAAGGGGTTCGGGGCCAGGTCAACCTGGAGGCCTTCCTGCATGATGTCGCTCAGATCCACCCGTTCCGGTGCCTTTCTCGGATTCGGCTCCCGCTGGGCCTCCTTCGGTTCTTCCTGCTCCTCCGTCGGCTGCGTACGGTCGGGCCGCTGCTCGGCCTTCACGGGCTCGGGCAGCATGCTGACCAACCGCTGGTAGTCGATCTTGCGGTAAAGGTCGCGCGTGGTCTCGTGGGCGGGCAGGTTGACAAAGGCAAGCAAAAGCATCACGACGGCGACGACCGCGCCCGTAGACCCCAGGGCGACGCGACGCTGCTTCGACTGATCGGCACGCGGCTGAAGGAGAATCATCGCTACAGCTTGATCGCCTCCCGGTTGATGTTCTTGAGAATGCCGTTTCGATCACAGATGTCGAGCACATCCACCGTGTGTTGCACAATGGACCCCCGGGCCGGATTGATGAGCACGACCGGCTGCCGGTCACGCTGCCGGAGCGCATCGCGCACGGCCACCAGGCAGGCCTCCAGCCGGTCCAGCGCCGTCACGTTGTGACAGAACACCTCTTCCCGTTCACGCTCGACGACGGTGAATCGTCCTCCCGGCAGGATCTCCACGGTGACGAACGAGAGACGCTGCGCATCGGGAACGGTCGCATCCTCGGCACGACCCGGCATCTTGATCTGCGAAAAAATCTGTATGTCCGTGATCATCAAAAAACCGAAAAGGATGATCAGGCCGATGTCAATGAATCGGAGCAGAAATCCGCTGCCCCGGGGGATGTAGGACACACGTGCCATGGATCAGAGACTTCTGAGTTCGACTTCCAGCTCTTTAGGTAGCCCGAGGTCGTCGCACAGCTGGGCGGCGCTGAGCAGGTGCTCGATGGGAGCCTGCCAGCTGCTGCGAAGGCGCACGCGCACGGGCACCGTGGTCGCATACTGCGACCGGCGCTGCAACAGGTAAGCCCGAAGCCCCGCGACGCTGTCCAGGCGCCGGGTCTCTTCCTCGACCAGAAAGGTGCCGTCGGGCTGCA
This window contains:
- a CDS encoding ExbD/TolR family protein; translated protein: MNASGYILRFVDVVLILLFGFISIATIRQSAIELPKSTETPPGQISGEEIIFVGVQPDGTFLVEEETRRLDSVAGLRAYLLQRRSQYATTVPVRVRLRSSWQAPIEHLLSAAQLCDDLGLPKELEVELRSL
- a CDS encoding ExbD/TolR family protein, whose amino-acid sequence is MARVSYIPRGSGFLLRFIDIGLIILFGFLMITDIQIFSQIKMPGRAEDATVPDAQRLSFVTVEILPGGRFTVVEREREEVFCHNVTALDRLEACLVAVRDALRQRDRQPVVLINPARGSIVQHTVDVLDICDRNGILKNINREAIKL